In a single window of the Planctomycetia bacterium genome:
- a CDS encoding NAD(P)H-hydrate dehydratase: MYQSKPRLRRISALPRLSSRAKDAHKGSFGRVLVIGGSRGMIGAPALVANAALRSGAGLVTVACPRSIQLAVAALCPCATSLPLPEDAQGTLDPRQAMENLHDHGLLNEPTAPSVVAIGPGIGRGDSAFDAAMTQLINSFGDDARTPVVLDADALNVMHKSVGDGAGWDRALHFRTVITPHPGELARMHGVSTAEIQADRQEYAVKTAREMSGGKDHPDYRAVVVLKGAGTIVTDGVNLYVNKTGNPGMATGGSGDVLTGIIAGFIAQRMSGFHSAILGVHLHGLAGDLAARSLGKVSVIATDLIDHLPDAFKKLQR, from the coding sequence ATGTATCAATCAAAGCCTCGACTCCGCCGGATTTCGGCCCTTCCCAGGCTTTCATCCCGCGCCAAAGACGCCCACAAGGGCTCTTTCGGTCGCGTCCTGGTGATCGGCGGTTCGCGCGGCATGATCGGCGCGCCGGCTCTGGTGGCGAATGCCGCGCTGCGCAGCGGAGCGGGCCTTGTCACCGTGGCATGTCCCCGCTCCATTCAACTGGCCGTCGCCGCGCTCTGCCCCTGCGCCACCTCACTCCCGCTCCCCGAAGACGCGCAGGGCACCCTCGACCCGCGGCAGGCGATGGAAAACCTTCACGATCACGGCTTGCTGAATGAGCCCACCGCGCCCTCCGTCGTCGCCATCGGACCGGGCATCGGCCGTGGTGACAGTGCGTTTGACGCCGCAATGACACAATTGATCAATTCCTTCGGCGACGATGCGAGGACGCCCGTCGTCCTGGATGCTGACGCACTGAATGTCATGCACAAGTCCGTCGGCGACGGCGCAGGCTGGGATCGCGCTCTGCACTTCCGCACCGTGATCACGCCGCATCCCGGCGAGCTTGCGCGGATGCATGGCGTCTCGACGGCCGAGATTCAGGCGGATCGTCAGGAATACGCCGTCAAGACGGCGCGAGAAATGTCCGGCGGCAAAGACCACCCGGATTATCGCGCTGTGGTCGTCCTCAAGGGCGCCGGCACCATCGTCACCGACGGCGTAAACCTCTACGTCAATAAAACCGGCAACCCCGGGATGGCTACCGGCGGTAGCGGCGACGTGCTGACCGGCATCATCGCCGGATTCATTGCACAGCGGATGTCAGGCTTTCATTCCGCGATTCTGGGCGTTCACCTTCACGGTTTGGCCGGCGACCTTGCCGCAAGGTCACTCGGCAAGGTGTCAGTGATCGCAACAGACCTGATCGATCACCTGCCCGACGCATTCAAAAAGCTTCAGCGATAA
- a CDS encoding BlaI/MecI/CopY family transcriptional regulator, whose protein sequence is MTDRQYDLGDAELEVLKVLWDQGPATVRDVMNVLHDRGKKVAYTTVLTFLSRLEQKELVASDKSGLAYVYKPLVSRDKITRNRLKTLVKQLYNGAAGPLVLQLIKTQRFTPDEIDALQDLINRLDAGDNRSDS, encoded by the coding sequence ATGACCGACCGACAATACGATTTGGGTGATGCCGAGCTGGAGGTCCTCAAGGTCTTGTGGGACCAGGGGCCGGCCACCGTTCGCGATGTCATGAACGTCCTGCACGACCGCGGCAAGAAGGTGGCCTACACCACCGTCCTGACTTTCCTGTCGCGGTTGGAGCAGAAGGAGCTTGTGGCCAGCGACAAGTCGGGCCTGGCCTACGTCTATAAGCCACTGGTCTCGCGCGACAAGATCACTCGAAATCGGCTAAAGACACTGGTCAAACAGCTCTACAACGGTGCGGCGGGGCCATTGGTCTTGCAGTTGATCAAGACCCAGCGCTTTACGCCGGATGAGATTGACGCACTCCAGGATTTGATAAATCGATTGGACGCGGGAGACAACCGCTCGGACTCGTGA
- a CDS encoding tetratricopeptide repeat protein translates to MDEQDIAARKLVEFARPYLLRDDLAGLARDLDGSWSADCLALFLESHDAETIQVVTIALGLVGDMSACPALLELLHRDDPRLISLAEDALWSIWFRAAGPVAQGVLTKIAPLIHDKESDSVIPLLTSLIKTFPHFAEAYHQRSQAYSLLGRYQAAMRDAKRAIDLNPAHFGALANMANCLVALGRYDEALGQYEAVMKLHPHMPDIDQAIDQISRMLSNGRTKRTSLSLVTEQD, encoded by the coding sequence ATGGACGAACAAGACATCGCCGCGCGAAAGCTCGTGGAGTTCGCACGCCCTTATTTATTAAGGGATGACCTTGCGGGACTTGCCCGAGACCTCGACGGTTCGTGGTCGGCGGATTGCCTTGCCTTGTTTCTCGAATCACACGACGCAGAGACGATTCAGGTGGTGACGATCGCACTGGGCCTTGTGGGGGACATGTCTGCTTGTCCGGCGCTGCTAGAGTTGCTGCATCGCGATGACCCGCGACTCATTTCGCTGGCCGAGGACGCGCTGTGGTCGATTTGGTTTCGTGCCGCGGGCCCGGTCGCACAGGGCGTACTTACGAAAATCGCTCCGCTCATTCACGACAAGGAAAGCGATAGCGTCATTCCCCTGCTTACATCCCTGATCAAGACCTTTCCACATTTCGCCGAGGCCTATCACCAGCGGAGCCAGGCGTACTCGCTTCTGGGGCGCTATCAGGCGGCTATGCGCGACGCGAAGCGCGCAATCGACTTGAACCCAGCCCATTTTGGCGCGCTGGCGAATATGGCCAACTGCCTCGTCGCGTTAGGTCGCTATGACGAGGCTCTTGGGCAATATGAAGCGGTGATGAAACTGCATCCGCACATGCCCGACATCGATCAGGCGATTGATCAAATATCCCGGATGCTATCGAACGGACGAACGAAGCGGACTTCCTTGTCGCTCGTAACCGAGCAGGACTGA
- the larB gene encoding nickel pincer cofactor biosynthesis protein LarB produces MNSEFLKDLFESVRSGKTSVEHAVARLRDLPYESIGFANVDHHRAIRCGFPEVIFCPGKTAEQVASIFEKLAGAGGNVLATRATAGQYEAVRKASPNAEFHETARCITLRQQTAALSTGIIALVTGGTSDMPVIEEARVTCEIMDQRTQPFYDVGVAGIHRLLSQSKELRAARVVIVAAGMEGALASVVGGLVAAPVIAVPTSVGYGASFEGLAALLAMLNSCATGVAVMNIDNGFGAAALAAKINRLGEPSTGS; encoded by the coding sequence ATGAACTCAGAATTCCTCAAAGACCTTTTCGAATCCGTTCGCTCCGGAAAAACATCGGTGGAGCACGCCGTCGCAAGGCTGCGTGACCTGCCCTACGAGTCCATCGGTTTTGCCAATGTCGATCATCACCGGGCAATCCGCTGTGGCTTTCCGGAGGTGATCTTCTGCCCCGGCAAGACCGCCGAGCAGGTAGCCTCCATCTTCGAGAAGCTCGCTGGCGCCGGGGGAAATGTCCTCGCGACGCGCGCCACCGCCGGCCAGTACGAAGCCGTGCGAAAGGCATCGCCAAATGCCGAGTTCCACGAGACCGCGCGCTGTATCACGCTCCGCCAGCAAACCGCGGCGCTGTCGACGGGCATCATCGCCCTGGTCACCGGCGGGACAAGTGATATGCCGGTCATTGAAGAAGCCCGGGTGACATGCGAAATCATGGATCAGCGCACGCAGCCGTTTTATGACGTCGGCGTCGCGGGGATTCATCGCCTGCTCAGTCAGTCAAAAGAACTGCGGGCCGCGCGGGTGGTCATCGTCGCCGCCGGCATGGAAGGGGCGCTGGCCAGTGTAGTCGGCGGCCTCGTTGCGGCGCCGGTCATCGCTGTGCCGACCAGCGTGGGATATGGAGCAAGCTTTGAGGGGCTCGCCGCCCTGCTCGCCATGCTCAACTCCTGCGCGACGGGAGTGGCCGTCATGAACATCGACAACGGTTTCGGCGCCGCTGCCCTGGCGGCAAAGATCAATCGCCTCGGCGAACCATCGACCGGCTCCTAG